One Campylobacter concisus DNA segment encodes these proteins:
- the flgN gene encoding flagellar export chaperone FlgN: MIKKLLDEAIGELDELINLTIQDIANIKEAKHSSVDESVKKKNALVRAFEDTKRALDKELLKVSKESGTTTLASVLDDEVKSKLVLMRSKLENLHKVNKEYARHVVAVKEFFDSLNEKIFGTKASEYGQDGNSIDNNFYKSRV, encoded by the coding sequence ATGATAAAAAAGCTTTTGGACGAGGCTATAGGCGAGCTTGATGAGCTTATAAATTTAACTATACAAGATATCGCAAATATAAAAGAGGCAAAGCACTCAAGCGTTGATGAGAGTGTAAAGAAAAAAAATGCCTTAGTTCGTGCATTTGAAGATACCAAAAGAGCACTAGATAAAGAGCTTTTAAAGGTATCAAAAGAGAGCGGTACGACTACACTTGCTAGCGTTTTAGACGATGAAGTGAAGTCAAAGCTTGTTCTTATGCGTTCAAAGCTTGAAAATTTACATAAAGTAAATAAAGAATATGCAAGACATGTTGTTGCTGTTAAAGAATTTTTTGACTCACTTAATGAAAAAATTTTTGGTACTAAAGCAAGTGAATACGGCCAAGATGGAAATAGCATAGATAATAATTTTTATAAATCAAGGGTTTAA
- a CDS encoding flagellar biosynthesis anti-sigma factor FlgM — protein MIRPLNQRPNFQANALNKNSDAKVETQNKEVRTNENAKLKEIADAIANGTYQVDISKTARAVADALL, from the coding sequence ATGATAAGGCCTTTGAACCAAAGACCAAATTTTCAGGCAAATGCGCTAAATAAAAATAGCGATGCCAAGGTCGAAACTCAGAATAAAGAAGTAAGAACAAACGAAAACGCAAAGCTAAAAGAGATAGCTGATGCCATAGCAAATGGCACTTATCAGGTTGATATCTCAAAAACGGCTAGGGCTGTGGCTGATGCATTACTGTAA